In a genomic window of Lepisosteus oculatus isolate fLepOcu1 chromosome 5, fLepOcu1.hap2, whole genome shotgun sequence:
- the alpk3a gene encoding alpha-protein kinase 3, translating to MGSRRPMSRSFSGNGRLSFSGSASQDGEEAPAPSARADSRNYLLSVRPENSYSSHKYSCYKPLRSTFCSIMAQLTEETQPTFETTLKSKAVSEDCNVKFSCTVSGYPEPQLTWYKDDAEMDRYCGLPKYEIFHNGKVHTLHIYNCTEDDAAIYQASARNSKGIVSCSGVLEVGTMNEYKIHQRWFQKLKQKAAVKKKELEESRKKGRGQEAFQERVDQLRTASPDRAQRKRRLPGEARSRSPSSLQGREDEVKGPAQEAAEFRLQDGTPGGKDQAATAQELPNGFLAGSKGTDSPKEGAEENGNEFLAYIYETVEIITTRPPDKEFLAKKKKKISNGVDVGERRDEAVWGAHGEHEASEGGISLAQYLSDSLRSQALEENMKSLPPEDFMAMEADNGWASPESERAKETVESSDTSEVKEHAGTGVYKEPEPPNTQPPVSPVYFSLKDIFFGSKNENSDEARGGPEMLRSSSLTSVDEKPDELGLATPSVPSEMNPPALEEYKPPTVCAVLSESGDKPLAETLHMDIKLPAQEEPEPQGNAPAEESMKTDASVTAAHNANRTDQEMETSWEEETVLNHRLNGQTDVQVSTSLPCEDEKGQIQTEMNETPGVKEEDNISHKLTVQMPPQISVTEGLENVRAGPIESFSLQSYGESITNELRKSTQSPTKELNEGHTEPVTEDDISGCTGISTIVNIDSSHPTETAGKMEKIEQNDTSAYKVLVTQPITVPTVEDNAEKDNKAVPGNIVEDNGKNLVDKEQEYHSVPETHLFVTKLNVSGAPKLEEATHGISQEEFLGSQTESAPKIQTAEADNTTIPELPSLLKHIRPASQMIITSSNAERMPEIPAAAPHSENVRMDHSLTQSDQKGKISEQEQERGKENSELGTDMGNSLLPGIVINHEDNIELHKPDPRAMNLTPPRSDESASQTIQEAPAFMIPHVSIMCMDNIPTPESSVSGEDQPIAKDDESLSSLLRDVKKDLDTAKSAGVSSLERENENIKKDSLPAEASTKGNATGVSLEIPAVANNLSLETLNQLSTVPHLRTTALEDEKEQRVSPSHPPHVAVMEQDREKNAEVAGEISAPPAEKLQNDRPVADIVCLSITSTPPPSPAAARRLAAKAPPGTEAPGVTAVPSIRVDSTPLADTQEGDRVGRDTPPPSGPSRESSPKLQRHDSLTLIPSATPEELASGARRKIFIPKPRADEAEGAAGLPDAQAKKEEVPKRRRLSQDQDAAPMSPGQARKSAYLQAPPGPQTPPRERCSPNLSRKKSTLEVPKRFEETDERTDSTKDSKPDAPTEEKQKQDPFKAPQVIRKIRAEPFSDASGHLKLWCQFFNVLSDSTIKWSRDEVEIAEVRRSSGDEGQVALAIVQVSSKDCGVYGCSIKNEYGADSTDFLLSAEALSGFLLREDVEVGEEIEMTPMLFTKGLAESGHWGDKFFGRIMTEEVHLGEGLTHKASRVKVIYGLDPIFESGSTCIIKVRNPIAYGTKQENDLIEKNHEFTKQECKIQNTAREYCKIFAAETRVIENFGPALEIIPLHLIYRPANTVPYATVEADLRGCFGKYCMRDEAGRLILRSVSEVEQKCSAFQHWIYQWTNGNLLITDLEGVGLKITNVGIATKSKGYQGLADSCAPRLLEQFITLHQCNYYCGLLSLRTLKGTDTQQQPSKIKGSRSPLTNRKAGAGTSSPQLQKKGAVSPQTSRKVLSSPQLQKKGAVSPQTSRRGLTGPQVAETSDTSDSTSPVKHKTVEIPKSVRMR from the exons GCTATCCAGAGCCTCAGCTGACCTGGTATAAAGATGACGCGGAGATGGACCGATACTGTGGCCTGCCCAAATATGAAATTTTCCACAATGGGAAAGTTCACACTCTCCACATTTACAA CTGCACCGAAGATGATGCTGCCATCTATCAGGCCTCAGCAAGGAACAGCAAGGGCATCGTGTCCTGTTCTGGGGTCCTGGAGGTCGGCACCATGAACGAATACAAAATCCACCAGAGGTGGTTTCAGAAACTCAAGCAGAAGGCTGCGGTCAAAAAGAAAGAGCTGGAGGAGAGCCGCAAGAAGGGCAGGGGCCAGGAGGCCTTCCAAGAGCGTGTGGACCAGCTGCGAACAGCGAGTCCCGACAGGGCGCAGCGGAAACGCCGGCTGCCTGGCGAAGCTAGGAGCAGGTCACCGTCCTCCCTGCAGGGAAGAGAGGACGAGGTGAAAGGGCCCGCTCAGGAGGCGGCAGAGTTCAGGCTACAAGACGGCACTCCGGGCGGGAAGGATCAGGCGGCCACCGCGCAGGAGCTGCCCAACGGTTTCTTGGCGGGTTCCAAAGGGACTGACTCACCCAAGGAAGGGGCAGAAGAGAATGGCAACGAGTTCCTTGCCTACATCTATGAGACGGTGGAGATAATTACCACCAGGCCGCCCGATAAAGAATTCCTcgccaaaaagaagaaaaagatctCTAATGGAGTGGATGTGGGGGAACGTCGTGATGAGGCAGTGTGGGGGGCCCATGGCGAACACGAGGCAAGCGAAGGAGGAATTAGTTTGGCACAATACTTATCGGACTCCTTGCGGTCGCAGGCGCTGGAGGAGAACATGAAGTCTTTGCCACCAGAAGATTTCATGGCGATGGAGGCAGACAACGGTTGGGCAAGCCCAGAATCAGAAAGGGCAAAAGAGACTGTGGAGAGCAGCGACACTTCAGAAGTGAAAGAACATGCAGGAACAGGTGTATACAAGGAGCCAGAGCCCCCTAACACCCAACCCCCAGTCAGTCCAGTATATTTCTCtctgaaagacattttttttggcAGCAAGAACGAGAACAGCGACGAAGCAAGAGGCGGCCCAGAGATGCTGCGGTCCAGCAGTCTGACATCTGTGGATGAGAAACCTGATGAGCTTGGTTTAGCTACACCTAGCGTTCCGTCGGAAATGAATCCTCCAGCGCTAGAGGAATACAAACCCCCCACTGTGTGCGCAGTACTGTCAGAATCTGGTGATAAGCCACTTGCTGAGACCTTACACATGGACATCAAATTACCAGCTCAAGAAGAACCTGAGCCTCAAGGAAATGCTCCTGCGGAAGAATCCATGAAGACAGATGCATCAGTTACCGCTGCACATAACGCGAATCGCACAGATCAGGAAATGGAGACGTCGTGGGAGGAGGAGACCGTTTTGAATCACCGTTTGAATGGGCAAACCGATGTTCAAGTGTCAACATCCCTGCCTTGTGAG GATGAGAAAGGCCAGATACAGACAGAAATGAATGAAACACCTGGTGTCAAGGAAGAGGATAACATATCCCATAAACTGACAGTACAAATGCCACCTCAGATTTCCGTCACAGAAGGTCTGGAGAATGTCAGAGCTGGGCCGATTGAATCCTTTAGTTTGCAGAGCTATGGAGAATCTATTACAAATGAATTGAGAAAGAGCACACAGTCCCCTACCAAGGAATTAAATGAGGGACATACAGAGCCTGTGACTGAAGATGACATTTCCGGATGTACAGGAATTTCAACTATCGTCAACATTGACAGTTCACACCCAACTGAAACAgcaggaaaaatggaaaagattgAACAGAATGATACATCTGCATATAAAGTCTTGGTAACCCAGCCTATCACTGTTCCCACAGTAGAAGACAATGCTGAGAAGGACAACAAAGCAGTCCCAGGGAACATAGTTGAGGACAATGGAAAGAATCTTGTCGACAAAGAACAAGAATATCACTCCGTTCCAGAAACCCATTTATTTGTTACAAAATTAAACGTTTCAGGTGCTCCAAAGCTAGAAGAAGCAACACATGGTATTTCACAGGAAGAATTCTTGGGCTCACAAACCGAAAGTGCTCCCAAAATACAGACAGCTGAAGCAGATAACACAACTATTCCTGAGCTGCCAAGTCTGCTGAAACACATCAGGCCTGCTTCCCAGATGATTATCACATCCAGTAATGCTGAGAGAATGCCAGAGATTCCAGCTGCAGCTCCCCACAGTGAAAATGTCAGGATGGATCATAGTCTCACTCAATCAGATCAAAAAGGCAAGATTTCAGAGCAAGAACAAGAAAGAGGTAAAGAGAATTCAGAGCTGGGAACAGACATGGGCAATAGTCTTCTCCCAGGTATAGTTATAAAccatgaagataacattgagCTTCATAAGCCAGATCCTAGAGCTATGAATCTAACGCCCCCAAGATCAGATGAATCTGCTTCCCAAACAATACAAGAAGCACCTGCTTTTATGATTCCCCATGTTTCAATCATGTGCATGGACAATATTCCTACACCTGAATCTTCAGTCTCGGGAGAAGACCAGCCTATTGCAAAGGACGACGAATCTCTATCCTCTCTCCTCCGGGATGTCAAGAAAGACCTTGACACTGCGAAAAGCGCTGGAGTGTCATCTTTGGAAAGAGAAAACGAGAACATTAAAAAAGACTCCCTCCCTGCTGAGGCAAGCACCAAGGGAAACGCCACAGGTGTATCGTTAGAGATCCCCGCGGTTGCAAACAATCTGTCTTTAGAAACCCTAAACCAGCTTTCAACGGTTCCCCATCTTCGAACAACAGCTCTGGAAGATGAGAAAGAGCAGCGTGTATCACCAAGCCATCCTCCACATGTTGCTGTAATGGAAcaagacagagaaaaaaacGCAGAAGTCGCTGGCGAAATTTCAGCCCCCCCTGCCGAAAAACTCCAAAATGACAGACCCGTCGCTGACATAGTCTGCCTTTCGATCACCAGCACGCCTCCCCCGAGCCCAGCCGCCGCCCGACGGCTCGCAGCGAAGGCCCCGCCGGGCACAGAGGCTCCCGGGGTCACGGCCGTCCCTTCGATCCGTGTCGACAGCACCCCGCTGGCGGACACGCAGGAGGGCGACAGGGTGGGGCGGGACACCCCCCCTCCGTCCGGGCCGTCCCGCGAAAGCAGCCCCAAACTGCAACGCCACGACAGCCTGACGCTCATCCCCTCCGCCACCCCCGAGGAGCTGGCCTCCGGGGCCCGCCGCAAGATCTTCATTCCAAAGCCCCGAGCCGACGAGGCCGAGGGCGCGGCGGGGCTGCCGGACGCCCAGGCAAAGAAGGAGGAGGTGCCCAAGAGGAGGAGGCTTTCGCAAGACCAGGATGCGGCGCCCATGTCCCCGGGACAGGCGCGCAAGTCCGCCTACCTGCAGGCCCCCCCCGGGCCCCAGACGCCTCCCAGGGAGAGATGCTCTCCGAACCTTAGCAGGAAGAAGTCCACCTTGGAGGTGCCCAAACGATTTGAGGAAACGGACGAGAGGACCGATTCCACTAAGGACTCGAAGCCTGATGCCCCAACTGAAGAGAAACAGAAGCAAGACCCCTTCAAAG CTCCTCAGGTTATCCGGAAGATCCGGGCAGAGCCCTTCTCGGATGCATCTGGTCACCTGAAACTCTGGTGTCAGTTCTTCAACGTGCTCAGCGACTCCACTATTAAGTGGTCCAGAGATGAAGTGGAAATTGCAGAAGTGAGAAGGAG CTCAGGTGACGAAGGTCAAGTAGCGCTCGCCATTGTCCAGGTGTCCAGTAAGGACTGTGGTGTTTACGGATGCTCTATAAAGAATGAATACGGAGCTGATTCCACAGATTTCTTACTGAGTGCAGAGG CGCTGTCGGGTTTCCTTTTGCGAGAAGATGTAGAag TGGGGGAGGAGATCGAGATGACTCCGATGCTGTTTACTAAGGGCCTGGCAGAGTCAGGGCACTGGGGGGACAAGTTCTTTGGGCGGATCATGACGGAGGAGGTGCACCTCGGGGAAGGGCTGACGCACAAAGCCAGCAGGGTGAAGGTCATCTATGGACTAGACCCCATATTCGAGTCGGGCAGCACCTGCATCATTAAAGTCCGAAACCCCATTGCATATGGGACCAAGCAGGAGAACGACCTCATCGAGAAAAACCACGAGTTTACGAAGCAG gaatgtaaaatacaaaacactgCCCGTGAGTACTGCAAGATCTTTGCTGCCGAGACAAGGGTGATTGAAAACTTCGGCCCAGCACTGGA AATTATTCCCCTGCATCTGATCTATCGGCCTGCGAACACTGTTCCCTACGCCACAGTGGAGGCGGATTTGAGAGGCTGCTTCGGGAAGTACTGCATGAGGGATGAGGCGGGGCGTCTCATCCTGAGGAGTGTCTCGGAGGTGGAGCAGAAATGCTCTGCTTTCCAGCACTGGATCTACCAGTGGACTAACGGGAACTTACTGATCACGGACTTGGAAG GAGTGGGTCTGAAGATTACAAACGTTGGGATTGCTACAAAATCAAAAGG CTATCAGGGTCTGGCAGATAGCTGTGCCCCACGTCTGCTTGAGCAGTTCATCACACTCCACCAGTGCAATTACTACTGCGGCCTGCTGTCTCTGCGCACTCTCAAGGGCACGGATACACAGCAGCAGCCGAGCAAAATCAAGGGCTCCCGGAGCCCTCTGACGAACCGCAAGGCTGGAGCAGGGACATCCAGCCCGCAGCTGCAGAAGAAAGGAGCGGTCAGCCCTCAGACTAGCAGGAAGGTGCTGTCCAGCCCTCAGCTGCAGAAGAAAGGAGCTGTCAGCCCTCAGACTAGCAGGAGGGGGTTGACCGGCCCACAGGTGGCTGAAACGTCCGATACGAGCGACAGCACATCACCAGTCAAGCACAAAACTGTGGAAATTCCCAAATCTGTCCGAATGAGGTAA